One genomic window of Gossypium hirsutum isolate 1008001.06 chromosome D11, Gossypium_hirsutum_v2.1, whole genome shotgun sequence includes the following:
- the LOC107930908 gene encoding protein SRC2 homolog: MECGHLEIDVISVHDLKVDDLSSTMAVYAVVSIDGDHPSRQRTPIGEGRGSNRQWNHTVKFNFDEAAVRRDLLTVAFCLKSDCELGVIEIGTVNVSVKELLYIDHRNVISAVPISLYGITKGMLNFKYKFSEKCNKVVPPPPFTADGAKNFGKNRRKPPTMMYPPLPMMYQMAAMGYLPMYPPHANGNPGWSFWYPTMGDYPFPPPPGSGYPPYGYQQPPFRGHGYGGMRGGDYFEDAHEDFEDYFEDAYQDFADYFAAAHKDFQDYIRRLFVLIILFAILCLFFSCLAFA; the protein is encoded by the coding sequence GCATTTAGAAATCGATGTTATCTCCGTCCACGATCTCAAAGTCGACGATCTTTCGAGCACTATGGCCGTTTACGCCGTCGTTTCAATCGACGGCGATCACCCTTCAAGGCAAAGGACCCCAATCGGCGAAGGCCGTGGTTCAAACCGCCAATGGAATCACACCGTGAAATTCAACTTCGATGAAGCCGCCGTCCGGCGGGACCTCCTCACCGTCGCATTCTGCCTTAAATCCGATTGTGAGCTCGGAGTCATAGAAATCGGTACGGTTAATGTCTCCGTCAAGGAACTGCTTTATATTGACCATCGAAACGTAATCTCCGCCGTACCGATCTCTTTGTATGGAATTACTAAAGGTATGTTGAATTTCAAATACAAGTTCAGTGAAAAGTGTAACAAGGTTGTTCCGCCACCTCCGTTTACGGCGGATGGCGCCAAGAACTTTGGGAAAAATAGGAGGAAACCGCCAACTATGATGTATCCACCACTTCCGATGATGTATCAGATGGCTGCAATGGGGTATCTGCCAATGTACCCACCGCATGCAAATGGTAATCCAGGGTGGAGCTTCTGGTACCCTACGATGGGAGATTATCCTTTCCCTCCGCCGCCTGGCAGTGGATATCCGCCATATGGATACCAACAGCCACCTTTTCGAGGTCATGGATATGGTGGAATGCGGGGTGGTGATTATTTCGAAGATGCTCACGAGGATTTTGAAGATTATTTCGAAGATGCTTATCAAGATTTTGCAGATTATTTCGCAGCTGCTCATAAAGATTTTCAAGATTATATAAGAAGGCTTTtcgttttaataattttatttgctattttatgtttgtttttcaGTTGTCTTGCATTCGCTTAG